CGTAGCTCTCTCATATTCAAACAAAGAGAACCACCTTTTTGAATCTCTTAGTCTCTCCCTGTCGATTCTGGGACAAATTTTACTTGCTGCCGGTATAGGAACTAATGCGGAAGATTTTAAAACAGTTTGCTATGTTGGCATAATCATAGAATTATTGATTTACCTGTTCGCTCAAAGTTATACTCATAAATTTTTATCTGTAATACTGATACCATTCTGTATGCTGGGAATTATTTGGAATAGTCCAGTTTTTGAAGCAACCAATCTCTTGATTGGAGGATTGGCGGTGGCAACAGTACTGCTCTGGATCTATGAATTACCTCTGCAAATCCGTTTTAAAAATCACCCGTATTTTTATATTCCAACCGCATACGGAACGGTTCTGGGGTTGCTTTTAATATTGATTCTTTCTATCAACAACAAGTTTTTCGAAGTAAACATCTACCATTGGTATATTACTACTCTTTTTTCTTTTTTCTCATTAATTTTTCTTTTATATAAATCGCTCTATCAGGATCTCAGAATAAGTAAGAGGCTTTTCCTGCTTATAATTGCAGGGATTGCACTCATTTTTTCCCCGACCATTCAAGCTCCCGGGATTATTACTTCTGTACTGGTAGTTACCCTTGGATTCTCAAAAAGTAACCGGATGTTACTCACTATAGGGATCGTATTTCTGGCGACGTTTCTCATTTCTTTCTATTACTCATTGCAGCAAACTCTTTTAGTCAAGTCACTGATTTTAATTTCAACCGGTATTCTGTTTTTGGGAATTTACATAGTATTTACGATATTAAAAAAGAGAGTGTCAATATCATGGAAATAAGAAAGTTGATTCTTGTTCTTTCATTGATCATAACACTGATCACAATTGGACTTTCTGTTGCTAATCGAGAAAAATTGCTTAAAAACGGTGAAGCTGTCCTTTTCGAATTAGCGCCTATGGATCCCAGGTCAATTATGCAAGGCGATTATATGACTCTTAATTACAGAACCACCCTTGGAACCAGTACATACGACATTCCACCCCGTGGTTATATGGTCTTCACGACTGACAGTCTCAATGTAGCCAGATGTATCCGTTTTCAAAAAGACAAGCATCCTCTATTTGAAAATGAAAAAATAATCAGATATTTCTGCCACAAATGGAATATCAGCATTGGTTCTGAGTCATTCTTTTTCCAGGAGGGTGATTCAAAATTGTATGCAGAAGCAAGATACGGTGGAATTAAAGTAGGAAAGAACGGAGAGAGTATTCTTTTCGGCTTATTCGATGAGAACCGTAAAGCAATCACTAAGGAGTAATGTATCACTATCAGACGGAAGCTTTCGATGCATAAATGCAAGTTTCTCAGTTTTTACATTCTTCTCATACTGTTGATAGCTGACTGTGGCAGTAATCAGGAATTATCCATAAAGTTAACTAATGAAACATCCGGTGTAATAGATACCATTACCATTTCTGTTGCCATTGATAAAAGACAGAGTGTATCTGCTTATAATTTGCAAAGATTTGACAGTATAACACTCAGTTTTGTACCCGAAGTTGAAGGTGACGGAGAACTGTTTCTAAGCATATCCCAGGATACTGTAAAAGGTTCTACCGGGTTTGGCTATTATACAAACGGGTCATTTCTTACCAGTTATTTCAACATTATTGTTAAGAGTTCAGATACGGGTATTGTTTTTTAAGAGGACTTTGATTCTTCGTTCGCTCAATTTATAGGTTTAGCAAAGACATAAAAAAAAGCAGCAAGATCTGAAACCAGAACATAATCCTGCAGAAAAGGATATTTCATCTCTGAGGTGAGTTTGTAATTCAGCAGCTTAAACCACTTTTTCATCTCCGAGGTAATTCTCCCCCACCCTTCCAATCCTCAAAAAAAACTGTCTCAACAACTAATATAAATTGCCCTATTCCAGCAAGTCAGAATGAATCCACCTTCATACTTACTGACCAGGCACTCATAATGTTGTATTCTGAAAATTCCAGCAAGTATATTTTCCATACAAGAAAACAAAATTTACCATTATTAATTCTCATATCAAGATCAATATCATCAAGGAGAACACCTGAAACTCACGTTACGCTGATAAGACCGGTCCGGTAATATCGATGCGCATACAGGTTAAAACGACTATGATCTTTACTATCTCCCTGCCGTTTCTTCTCTCACTCCTTTTCTTTGTAATAAAGACCTCTTTTCATTGCAAATATCCAGTTGGTCAGATAAATTCACTGCTGTTTCTTAGCATTTCCCATAATAACTTCACCACTTCAGAAAGGGTTCTTTTATGACTGTTGACTACAGGCAAATGTGGAAGGAGCTCGGGCTCAACCTTGAAAACCATGACGCACTGATGGAAGTCCTGGGAAAAGTCTATGCCGAGATATTTGTTTCCCAGAAAAATCGCCCCGAAAAAACCTCATACCTTGATTTTGTAATGTCAGAAGTTCACGGTGCCAGAATTCAGGAACTGGTTGAGGCAAAAAAGCAGGGACGAAAGGTAATTGGGACCTATTGCACATTTGTTCCTGAGGAGATAGTTATCGCAGCCAATGGTATCATGGTTGGACTCTGTGCCGGTGCGGATTTCGCCACAGAAGAGGTGGAAAAGATACTGCCGAAAAATCTCTGTGCACTTATCAAATCAACCTTCGGCTTTAAACTTGGCGGTGTCTGTCCATATCTGGAAGCAAGTGATCTGATTGTGGGTGAAAACACCTGCGATGGGAAGAAAAAAGCCTGGGAAGTCTTCGGTAATCTGGTGAAAAAGATGTATGTCATGGACATGCCGCAGGTAAAGACTCAGGATGGCAAGGCCTTACTGAAGAAAGAGTACCTGAAATTCATCTCTCAGATCCAGGAGTTGACCGGAAACAGTATTACTGTGGAATCCCTGCGTAAAGGAATTGAAATTGTCAATGCGAAAAGGCAGGCGGTATACAGATTATCAAAAGCAAGGATAAACAATCCTGTTCCGGTTTCCGGTCTTGACAGCCTTTTAATCAACCAGATTTTTTTCTATGAGGATCCGATCCGGTTTACCCAGCAGATAAACGAACTCTGCGATGAGCTTGAAAGACGGGTATCTGAGGGTAAAGGCTCCTTCCCTGCCGGCACACCAAGAATTCTTTTCTCCGGTTGTCCGATGGCTGTTCCTAACTGGAAAATTCCGGCCATAATAGAAACTACCGGCGGAGTGATTGTTGCCGAGGAATCATGTGTCGGAGAACGGGGAACAAGAAACCTTGTTGAAAGCACAGGTGATACTCTTGATTCATTAGTTGATGCAATTGTAGATCGGTATTTCCAGATTGACTGTGCGATTTTCTCTCCAAACCAGGACCGGTTGACTCATATAAAAGAAATGTACCGGAAATATAATGCAGACGGAGTGGTTTTATATGGAATTCAGTTCTGTTCTCCTTATGCAGTCGAAGCCATCGGTATCGAAAAAGAACTGGAAAAAAGCGGCATTCCCGCAACCCGTATAGAAACCGATTATTCACAGGAAGATGTTGGTCAGTTAAAGACCAGACTTCAGGCATTTATTGAAAGGATCGCAAAATGCCCCTCTCCGCAGGAATCGACGTCGGCTCTTCAACAATAAAGTTTGTCATCTTAGACGACGGTAAAATTGTCAATTGGGAAGTGGTGCCGTCCACTTCCCAGCCACTCTCAGCCTCAAAGGCGTTGCTTGATAATCTGGGAGCGGATGTTCCTGTCGTTGCAACAGGCTACGGCAGAGATATGATCGAATTTGAGCGGAAGATTCCGACTGTTTCAGAAATCAAGGCTCATGCTTCAGGCGCCAGGTTACTTTTTCCCTCATGCCGTTCGATTATCGATATAGGCGGTCAGGATGTAAAGGCGATAGCACTTGATAATAACGGGAGAGTAAGCCGCTTTGAGATGAATGATCGCTGTGCGGCAGGAACAGGAAAATTCCTTGAGGTTGCGGCAGGTAAATTTAACTGTTCTCTGGAAGAGTTCAGTTCCGCTGCATTAAAGGGCAAAGACGGCATAAAGATAAGTTCTTTGTGTACTGTTTTTGCAGAATCCGAGATTATTGGATTGATAAACCGCGGGTGTTCACCAGAGGATATCTCGCGTGCTCTCCATTGGAGTGTTGTCAATCGCATAAAACCGATGTACAGACGGGTAGAGGCAACCGGCCCCACCGCTGTTACCGGAGGAGGAGCAAAAAACGCCGCGCTTGTTGAACTCCTCAGTCAATGCCTGCAGACCGAAATCCTTCACTCGCCCTATTCCCAGATAGCAGGTGCGATAGGATGTGCGATTTCGGCAGCGAAATAACCGATTCCGTCCCCTGACAGAATTTCACACAAAAGCGGCAAGCGCATATATAAGAGCCGCATTCCAATTGATAGCTATCTCATTTACACGGCAGTTTGCCTCAACATCCTCATAATCAAGGGCGCTATTAGCGGGTCCCCCTACCAGGTATCCGGGCCAGGGTTCCACTACCCCATCGGCTCCACTGCGCCGGTCATGCGGATGCATCGGTGGGTTGAATCCAAGCGATGTAACAAATGAGCGGCAGAAAAAGTTCCTTCCGAAGACAAATCCCAGAGCGTCAAGGGATGTGTTTACATATTTCTCATCGTTGGTGAGCCTGAAGGCGGCATTTAACACCAGAACCTGATCGAGAAGATTACTGTTACCTCCCCAGCAATAGCTGTCTCCAAGAGGCCGCCCATAGCCATGCTCATTTCTGATGTCAACCATCCGGTCCGCAACGGAAATAAAAGAGGATTCAGTCTCCTTTTCAAGTCCCCGGTCTTTACCCCCTCTTTTTGAGAAAAGAAAGGTGTCCATGGCCAGATTTCCTACATTCTTCCAGTTAAAATCATAGTCAATTTTGGGATTCATCTCTGCAGCGCGTCTCTGAAAATCAGCCAGGTAGATACTCTCTCCTGTTGTCTCCCACAGCTCAGAAGCAGCCCACAGCCTGGCATCGGTATCGGAAGTTAAGTATCCTCCCGTAAAAAAACCTGCAAGGTCCGGCTGGTGCTCCTCAGGATTCTCCTGAAGAAAACCATAACTTCTTTCAGCCGCATCAAGGCACTTCCGTGAATAGGCAGCATCAAAAGGTTTGAAAATTCTCGATGCAGCAGCCATTATTGCAGTAAAATCCGCAGTAGCGGTACTTCCCCACCCCGTAAAGTATCTCCGGGCATTCTCCCTTTCCGGCATTATAAACGGACAAAACCTTACAGCACTTACCTTATGAGAAACAGATCCATCTCCGAACTGCATCGTGAAGAGCCAGCCCAGCTCCCATTTGATTTCCTGAAGAAACGGCGGAAGACTTCTGTCGGAATCAGGCAGATGATCGATATGCTCTATTTTAAGGCGGAAATGCTCCCAGGCTTTTATCAAAAGCCCCAGTGTAATCCCCGCATTTACAACATACTTGTTGTAATCTCCGGCATCATGCCATCCACCCACAGCATTTTCTTTTAAACCGGGCCTGCCGCAATAATCAAGCAGTGCATCATCCAGATGGCAGGCATCGTGGCTGAATCTGACACCATTATGAAGAACCGAAACAGATGTGCCGCAGCGCCAAAGATACATCGCCTGCATGGCGAGGCGATAAGGTTCCCTGTAGATGTCGTCTCCGATTTTGAAGGGTGCCGATCTGCCCACGCCATCTGCATATAGATAATACCCGCCGGGTGTAGTAACTTCGGAAAAATCTGCACAGTATATCTCCTCTCCGGTATCATGATTCAGCCGTGGTGATGAGACCTTACCTCTGAAAACCTCTTTTCTACTCTCTGAACTGATCAGGGCAAAATCTGTACATGGGGTGGCAATCGACGCTCTTTTCTCCTGGTTTTGAAGAAACCCGATGGTATTCAATCGTATGGCAACAGACACCGGTTCCAACTTTGATTCTCCTCATTAAGAGAATGATTTACCTGAAAATACTGGTCTGGCGATCAATATAAATCGGGAATCAGAAGATAGAATGGCACAGAGATTAAAAAGAGGTGGAAAGTCTATTAATTGTTATAGTGAGTGGGTTATTTTTGCTGCCAAACTCGTTTGGCTATTGGAATATCAGAGTAGTAAGATGTTGATTTTTCTCACCAGGCTCACTTCAGCTTCGTTCAGTGAGCACAACAATTCTTCATCTTAAAAAGGTCGGTTGTAGAAGACAAAACGCAACCCGATTCCTCCTGCCATGGTCCATCGTGTCTCCGGGAAGATAGAAAGTTCTGGAACAATCTCTACAAAGGCACTCAGTGAAGGTCCTTCAAAAAGGTATTCTACCCCAAGGGGAAGCCTGGCCCCCAGGAAAGAGACATCGGCAATCTGCAGTGTGGCACCCAGCCCGAAAAACACAGGAAGCTGCCCCTGATCGATATTAGGCCAGAAGTAATGATAGTGGTAGTCCACAGAAATATCCACTGTAAGATCTGTGAAAGAAAATCCGGCTGCCGCACTTACAGCGTTGTTTGCATTAAACCAGTATTTGGCACTGAGTCCACTGGGTTCCCCAAGAATTACCCCTGCTTCCAGAAATGGAATGCTATCCTGAGAAAAAACGACAGAAACGATAAATAAAAGCATTAAAGCAATCTTTTTCATCCCTCTCTCCCTCCATTTCTTAAGTTATTGCAATAAAAGTGCCTTAATGGCAGAAGAAGGGAGGAAAAATTGAGCCTTTCACCCTTTTTTGATCACAAAATATAGAAAGATTTACATAATGCGACATCTTATCATTTAGGCGGGGTTTATCGTGAGAAAATCAAGAAACATTTACCTTCTTTTCATCCTCTCTCTTCCTCTCTCTGCAGCCATACATATTAACCAGTTGGGATACGAGCTTAACGGCCCTAAAACCGCCATCCTCGAAAACTCCTCGCCCACCTTCCCTTCTTCTTTCACAGTCGAGACAAGCACCGGTACTGTAGTGTATACCGGTTCCGTATCTTCTGCTCTGGAGGTAAGTGGATGGAAGGGACGGTACTTTGCAGTGTGCGACTTCTCATCCCTGAACACAGAAGGCGCTTTTCTCATAAAATCAGGAAATGAGGAATCCGAGACATTTGAGGTTGGTAAAAATTTCCTGTTCAAAAAAACAGCCGCTGATCAGGTCACATTCTTTAATGGCATGCGCTGCAATCTTCCGGACAACTCCATCCCAAAATTTATGCAGGGAGGCAGTTACGATGTGCATGGAGGATGGTGCGATGCTACAGGGGATCAGGGTAAATACCTCTCCCATTTATCATTTGCAAATTACATGAACCCTCAGCAGATTCCCATGGTCATCTATTCGCTTCTGAGGGCCTGGGAACTCGATTCAACAAACCTCAAACAGTTAAACGCCAAAATTCTTCAGGAGGCCGCTTACGGCGCAGATTACCTTATGAGAATTCTCGACAGTGAGGGCTATTTCTACCAGATCATCTTTGACAGGTGGGGCTGGGACGAAGCTGAAAACGGTGGTCTGAAAAGGGAGATCTGTGCCTGGGACTTTGATAAAACCATCACCCCTGAGTACCTCCAGAGCGGCCACAAGCTGGCTCAGTACCAGTCGGCATTCAGGGAAGGAGGCGGGATGGCAATCGCCGCTCTTGCAAAAGCCGCAGCTATGGGGATTTCAGGTGATTTTTCATCTTCAGCATATCTTCAGGGAGCCATCAAAGGGTATGCTCATCTTAAAACAGAGAACACCAAATACTGTGATAACCGGCAG
This Fibrobacter sp. DNA region includes the following protein-coding sequences:
- a CDS encoding 3-hydroxyacyl-ACP dehydratase, whose product is MPLSAGIDVGSSTIKFVILDDGKIVNWEVVPSTSQPLSASKALLDNLGADVPVVATGYGRDMIEFERKIPTVSEIKAHASGARLLFPSCRSIIDIGGQDVKAIALDNNGRVSRFEMNDRCAAGTGKFLEVAAGKFNCSLEEFSSAALKGKDGIKISSLCTVFAESEIIGLINRGCSPEDISRALHWSVVNRIKPMYRRVEATGPTAVTGGGAKNAALVELLSQCLQTEILHSPYSQIAGAIGCAISAAK
- a CDS encoding DUF4401 domain-containing protein; protein product: VALSYSNKENHLFESLSLSLSILGQILLAAGIGTNAEDFKTVCYVGIIIELLIYLFAQSYTHKFLSVILIPFCMLGIIWNSPVFEATNLLIGGLAVATVLLWIYELPLQIRFKNHPYFYIPTAYGTVLGLLLILILSINNKFFEVNIYHWYITTLFSFFSLIFLLYKSLYQDLRISKRLFLLIIAGIALIFSPTIQAPGIITSVLVVTLGFSKSNRMLLTIGIVFLATFLISFYYSLQQTLLVKSLILISTGILFLGIYIVFTILKKRVSISWK
- a CDS encoding endoglucanase, whose protein sequence is MEPVSVAIRLNTIGFLQNQEKRASIATPCTDFALISSESRKEVFRGKVSSPRLNHDTGEEIYCADFSEVTTPGGYYLYADGVGRSAPFKIGDDIYREPYRLAMQAMYLWRCGTSVSVLHNGVRFSHDACHLDDALLDYCGRPGLKENAVGGWHDAGDYNKYVVNAGITLGLLIKAWEHFRLKIEHIDHLPDSDRSLPPFLQEIKWELGWLFTMQFGDGSVSHKVSAVRFCPFIMPERENARRYFTGWGSTATADFTAIMAAASRIFKPFDAAYSRKCLDAAERSYGFLQENPEEHQPDLAGFFTGGYLTSDTDARLWAASELWETTGESIYLADFQRRAAEMNPKIDYDFNWKNVGNLAMDTFLFSKRGGKDRGLEKETESSFISVADRMVDIRNEHGYGRPLGDSYCWGGNSNLLDQVLVLNAAFRLTNDEKYVNTSLDALGFVFGRNFFCRSFVTSLGFNPPMHPHDRRSGADGVVEPWPGYLVGGPANSALDYEDVEANCRVNEIAINWNAALIYALAAFV
- a CDS encoding 2-hydroxyacyl-CoA dehydratase, giving the protein MTVDYRQMWKELGLNLENHDALMEVLGKVYAEIFVSQKNRPEKTSYLDFVMSEVHGARIQELVEAKKQGRKVIGTYCTFVPEEIVIAANGIMVGLCAGADFATEEVEKILPKNLCALIKSTFGFKLGGVCPYLEASDLIVGENTCDGKKKAWEVFGNLVKKMYVMDMPQVKTQDGKALLKKEYLKFISQIQELTGNSITVESLRKGIEIVNAKRQAVYRLSKARINNPVPVSGLDSLLINQIFFYEDPIRFTQQINELCDELERRVSEGKGSFPAGTPRILFSGCPMAVPNWKIPAIIETTGGVIVAEESCVGERGTRNLVESTGDTLDSLVDAIVDRYFQIDCAIFSPNQDRLTHIKEMYRKYNADGVVLYGIQFCSPYAVEAIGIEKELEKSGIPATRIETDYSQEDVGQLKTRLQAFIERIAKCPSPQESTSALQQ
- a CDS encoding GDYXXLXY domain-containing protein, with amino-acid sequence MEIRKLILVLSLIITLITIGLSVANREKLLKNGEAVLFELAPMDPRSIMQGDYMTLNYRTTLGTSTYDIPPRGYMVFTTDSLNVARCIRFQKDKHPLFENEKIIRYFCHKWNISIGSESFFFQEGDSKLYAEARYGGIKVGKNGESILFGLFDENRKAITKE